From a region of the Zerene cesonia ecotype Mississippi chromosome 11, Zerene_cesonia_1.1, whole genome shotgun sequence genome:
- the LOC119830392 gene encoding FMRFamide receptor-like isoform X2, with the protein MNGTAPLECYTDLEVSDADKLFRFVVHGVLLNAIGAGGLLGNALSVLVLSRPQMRSSINCLLIGLAACDTVLIFTSILLFGLTAIYPYTGAMRYYYYHICPHITPYAYPIANVAQTMSVYLTLIVTVERWVAVCHPFRAKSLCTSSRARWYVLGTATFAFIYNAPKFFEAEVVPEGSPELGEVIYCVQADMDFRTDTYVAVYIHWMYLVVMYIVPFSALAALNACIVLQVHRAQAERARLSRVQRRELGLATMLLVVVLVFFLCNLLPLVTNAFEVFLGEAFDHLDPLVKTSNLLVTINSSVNFVIYVIFGEKFKRIFLKMFCAGRLRRGRDSPEHTRDDSFASCGERVSLRLVRNGTLRRSDLRSTRINRSRRAASPAPTVYYPAPTTPSTDVSIASLDGTTTTRWNGNSRLHF; encoded by the coding sequence ATGAACGGGACAGCGCCGCTCGAGTGCTACACGGACCTGGAGGTGTCGGACGCCGACAAGCTCTTCCGATTCGTCGTCCACGGCGTGCTGCTCAACGCCATCGGCGCGGGTGGGTTGCTAGGCAACGCGCTCTCCGTGCTCGTGCTCTCCAGGCCGCAGATGCGCTCCTCCATCAACTGCCTGCTCATCGGCCTCGCCGCCTGCGACACTGTGCTCATCTTCACGTCAATCCTGCTGTTCGGCCTCACGGCGATATACCCGTACACGGGAGCTATGCGCTACTACTACTACCACATATGTCCCCATATCACGCCGTACGCGTATCCCATAGCGAACGTGGCTCAGACGATGTCGGTCTACCTCACGCTTATAGTCACGGTGGAGCGTTGGGTGGCAGTGTGCCATCCGTTTCGCGCAAAATCTCTGTGCACTTCGTCGAGGGCGAGGTGGTACGTATTGGGGACTGCCACTTTTGCCTTTATATACAATGCCCCAAAATTTTTCGAAGCCGAGGTGGTGCCGGAAGGCAGCCCGGAACTGGGAGAGGTCATATATTGCGTTCAAGCGGACATGGACTTTCGCACGGACACTTACGTCGCAGTTTACATACACTGGATGTACCTGGTCGTGATGTACATCGTGCCGTTTTCAGCGCTGGCAGCGCTAAACGCATGCATCGTGTTGCAAGTGCATCGAGCGCAAGCGGAGCGGGCGCGGCTGTCGCGCGTGCAGCGCCGCGAGCTGGGCCTGGCCACTATGCTACTCGTGGTCGTGTTGGTCTTCTTCCTATGCAACCTGTTGCCTCTAGTCACGAACGCCTTCGAGGTGTTTCTCGGTGAAGCGTTCGACCACTTGGACCCTCTCGTTAAAACGAGCAACCTATTAGTCACAATAAACAGTAGCGTCAACTTCGTGATATACGTGATATTCGGAGAGAAGTTCAAGAGAATCTTTCTGAAAATGTTCTGCGCGGGACGGTTGCGCCGCGGGCGCGACTCCCCCGAGCACACCAGGGACGATTCCTTCGCGTCCTGTGGAGAGCGGGTGTCCCTCAGATTAGTGAGGAACGGGACACTGAGGCGGTCGGACCTGAGGTCGACGCGCATTAACCGCTCGCGGCGCGCGGCGTCGCCGGCGCCCACGGTGTACTACCCCGCGCCCACCACGCCCTCCACGGACGTGTCCATAGCGTCCCTGGACGGCACTACGACCACGCGGTGGAACGGCAACTCCCGCCTACATTTCTGA